Part of the Desulfuromonadales bacterium genome is shown below.
CGCCCCGGCCGTGGTCTCGCCGGTCGATGCGCGGATGCGGCTCTATCACGAGGAGCAGTTCGGTCCGGTGGTCCCCATTATCCCCTTCGACGACATCGAGGAACCGATCCGCCATGTCGTCGATTCATCCTTCGGCCAGCAGCTCAGTCTCTTCGGCAGCAATCCGGAGACCCTGGCGCCGCTCATCGACCCGCTGGTCAACCAGGTCTGCCGGCTCAACCTCAACAGTCAGTGCCAGCGGGGCCCCGACACCTTTCCCTTCACCGGCCGCAAGGGGTCGGCCGAGGGGACCCTGTCGGTCAGCGATGCCCTGCGTGCCTTCTCCATCCGCACCCTGGTGGCGGCCAAGGAGGGGGAACTCAACCGGGAGCTGATCCGGCGCATCACCGGCGAGCGGCGCTCCCGGTTCCTGTCGACCGACTTTCTCCTTTAAATTAGATCCACACGGGCCTGCGACCCTCCCGAAGATGATGAAAAGCAAGCGGCGTTCACCCCACGGGCGCTGACAGAATCCCGGGAAGCAGAGGTAGCATAGGTTTGAAGCTCTGCGGTTAAGCTTGTAAGTTTGCTCACTTATGAAAAACGGGGAGAACAATCAGTTTTTCCAGAAACCGGGATCGATGAACCCCTGACGAATCGCGTATTTCATCATTTCCACCGCGCTGTTGATGCCCAGCTTCCTGCAGACACTGGCCCGGTGCTTCTCCAGAGTCTTCTGGCTGACGCAGAGGACCTTGCTGATTTGCGGTGAGGTGTTCCCTTCGAGAAGGAGGAAGAATACCTGTTTTTCGCGGTCGGAAAGGGTGTGGAATCCTCTGTCGGTCCCTTTGCTGCGAACTTGGGGGCAGTTCTTGGCGGCCGCGGCAGTCGCCTTGTTCCCGAAGTAAAAGCGGCCGTCGGAAGCAGCCCGGATCGCCTCCAGCAGCTTGGAACTCGAAGCCCCCTTCAGCACGTAGCCATGGGCGCCG
Proteins encoded:
- a CDS encoding response regulator transcription factor → MNRIRVLIADDHILVREGLRLMLEAQGDIVVVGEAGDGVEALELASKLKPEVVLLDIAMPRLSGLETVRLIREAVPESHIIVLSMYDKEAYAHQVLQDGAHGYVLKGASSSKLLEAIRAASDGRFYFGNKATAAAAKNCPQVRSKGTDRGFHTLSDREKQVFFLLLEGNTSPQISKVLCVSQKTLEKHRASVCRKLGINSAVEMMKYAIRQGFIDPGFWKN